The stretch of DNA atgaaattatttgccaagagtttgtccacttcttctttaagagcagtataacgctccggagtcattggcctcatCTTCTAGCGCACTGGCCTGTAGcttggatctacgttgagcctgtgtgacatgacttctggggcgattcccaccatatcttcgtggttccatgcgaatacatcaaggttagctttaaggaaatctgtaagttgggattttacctcgggggctagactcttgcctagcttgaggtgcctttcctcgtctgcctcgctgactgagatatcttcgagctcttccatgggaccggtgggcttttcgcagtcgacctcgcgtggatccaggtcctcccatcggccggttgatcgcgggccgacttttgcgatgatatttactttctttccctttgctctcattttcagggcgtcctcatagcaacgtcttgcgaggtgttGCTCGCCTCatacacaccctacaccgtcgggggtcggaatttcaccgtaagcgacctggttgaagtgactagatccaggtcgttcatcgccggccttccgagtacgacgttgtatgctgaggggcagtcaattattaggaattctaCCAAAGTAGTGGCCCGGtggttcgcatccccgatggtgaggggaaggctgatccgaccaacgggaatcactgcgtctcccTGTGAACtcatagagtggctctggggacgagctcaactgttccggtcccaaacccatctgatcgaagcatgctctgtacattacatttactgagctgcccgtgtccaccattatcctttgcacttcggagttgccgacctgggctcgtataacgagtgcgtcgttgtgcggccaatggacgtctttggcgtcttcttccgagaaaaacatcttctctgggattgggtgacccctaggccgcttcgcgggaaccggctgttcgcccAATCTTGCTaacaagacatggttggcctctcgtatgtatttaTCGCaggatttgtgggaggatccagcgaggtggggcccgccatggatcgtgtagatggttcgtacagccggtgattggtcatcatcggtgggaggctgctgctgtaccggcggctggcttggttgattagtcggccgcaccacgtaatctttcaagcgacctcttcttatcagatcttcgatggcgtctcttagggcccagcattccgaggtgttgtgacccgcctcgttgtggtatgcgcaaaatttttctttgtttcggaatttgtttggggttcttaacgggttgggcttcccgaattcctctttgttcctttcgatggcgaagatcctttcttgggggtctgacagggcacagtagctgtcaaagcgctgtgatctacgaggtcgctcatctccctctgccttccgagctcgcttgaacacttcattgctcgagcgctccccccgagcttctcttccggcgtctccgttgtgccttctcttattctggctggagcccccagCTTCTTCTTTCGACCCGACGAGtttcttcgtcccgaaggcgtcttcccattggatttccttggaagctcgttcataaaattcccccaggtctttgactggggttcggtagatgctctcgtagagttTTCCGTCTTTTCAGAGGCCagcggagatcgccgttaggatactttcatctgagggatcctcgacgttgctcacctcgcgcctgaacctggcgatgtaatcccttagTGGCgagtttgctttctggaatacggtggcgaggtggcaaggtggcgcgagctgcctccttagagccctgtattggttaaggaacctctgttggcactcttcccagctgttgatgctacgaggcggaaggctcctgaaccaagcttgagggatgtctcctaagattgctgggaaggcgcgacatttagccagcgagctggttgtctgtagatccatttgcacgttgtacgcatccaggtaaacataggggtcgctgtccctattatattgtggcatgctcgggaccttaaacctccggggcaggggttcgagctcaatctctctggtgaacggcgtcctatctccacggccattattctggctgcggactccttgtcgttcttccagctgtcgcaccctttgatacagctcttccacagttgagtccggtcctactgattgctgggcttgcgatcgcctgcttctttctcggactggggagcggtgaattggaGACagatagttatccccgatatcctcttccgcgggtgggtgtctctcctcccgcggttggcggaccctgcgaggcgacgccggtgggtcgtggacagcccgtgcttgagcttgggccagaattctgaccgcgtcagcgagttgcattaccgtattctccaatgcttcctggcgctgctgccagtcccggatcgtccctgtcccagtgatttggacagtaggctggacagggacccgtggtggtatgccgggagcgtctccggcgggcggcggcaaaggagtatcggctgtcgAGGCAacgggtcctccatttggtggtaagtctcgtggtcggtcgtggtgattttcaggtgggtcgaccgccgcctcggaacttctagtattccttcctctagccatggctattgatcagagcggccccttcctctagcgccaaaatgtcgacgttcgatttcggccgaccgtgattcgttttgggccgcggtgagtcaatccaaaaataccgagaaggaaggaaatccccccccccccaaattccaagcgtgtacaccagaatcttttatgtggttcggccagaacgatgcctagtccacggctgccgtctgattattctctcagagtggcggtatctgattattcttttcgtccttgcccctcatggtctctttgattcccatttatattgaggggtttttacaatttagataatatataaaaatacagtgactgtgtaatgggggacaaacagttcttatcgccttcaGTGAGattctcattacgaggggcatgggctgttacagataaagtgatcggaccctacctctgacttctcagcagttttgccactcatgcgagctggaggtttgaGGCCAGCGACTTGgatgggccagcgatctggaggatatttcaggagctcgttagttgattgcttggagctcgttgggggattaccgggagctcgccatatgctcgctttacgagttccggatctttggtagaggctggactttccttaacgaggtcgtccgggccttcttggccttagGCGATTGGGCCAGTCTATCGGACCGactctggcccatgcggggtgatgcgggaaatacatataacagatATTTAATTGAGTAGTTTTACACAATTTAAGAGTACATTtataatcacaaaaaattaaggCTGCGTTctatttgtttttcaatttttaattttgagttttgaattcattttcagttttctgttttgatagtatttttttagaaaattgaaaatatgttcCCTTGtcatttgaaaaactatttctcaaaacacaaaattagaaaacgtgttttctttgaaattttgaaaataaatttttaatgatattttattcaataaatttgagtattcagtaaattagaaatatttaatgttaatatattattaaaaatatatatatattttaaaattaatgaattttataatattttttctcattacaataataaaatataaataaataaatgtgttttgagtttagagtttgttttggatgaaaacactcaaaataacttttgttattttgagttttttttataattttttttattttaaaaaatatatttttaaaaacaataaagagaacgcgatttcattattttaacaaattaaaaattaaaaatgaattgaaagtAGTAAAAAGAAAGCAACCTACAAGTTTCATAAGGAGTAAAATTTCGAGAACAAAAATATGCTTATGgcctttaatatattatatttttaattttaaaatattttatcaattaataaaaataaaatatgttatatataccTTAACTTAGTAAAACCCTAAcataattataatcataataatttataaaatatctatctgtttcttactcctatatatgtgtgtgtatgtatgtatatatatatagacccTCTCGATCTCTTCTCGAAAGGAACTCTTGGGGAAGTTGAAAGTCTCTTTGCTATTTGCCATTCCACCTTGGATTCCGTCCATCCGCAGGTTTGTTTCGCTTTACATGCTATAGATACGTGCCAATTGTATGTcgtacatgtgtgtgtgtatgtgctCTCGCTTCATGGGTGCTTGTGTCGAATCGGGGTTGTTCGGCGGAAGATAGAGAACGAGTTGAGTTGGTGTTCAAATTTTCTACGGATTTGATGTTGAATTTGGAGGAGAGCTTCGGTCTATGCGTTTTGATGAATTAGGGCGTAGTTTTGTTGTGTTTTTTGTGTTGGATCTCATTTTTGTTTagaatttcttttgtttcacgAGTTAATGGATCGTTATCCGTTGCATATTTGTCCGGAATTGAATGTTCTTCGTTTAACTTTTAATTTCCCTTTACTTTTGCTTTCATTTGACGGAGTAGTGTCTTTGAGAATCTACCTTAGAGAAAATATTCGATACAACAGTTAATATCATGCTTATTTGAGGGACATGACCTCGTAGCATGTTTGTGTTCGAAACCAGTGCCATCAGCCGTAATTCCATTGCCGTGATGGTGGGAGAAGCGATATATTAAGGGCCAGAATGAGTTTTCCTTATGTTTCCGTCACTTTGAAGAATTATATGCTTgagattttgttttcttttgatttcctCCCTAGACTTGTGCTTTAACTTGTATATGTTTCCATCAAGacaattttctcttttaatttattttcctgaCTTCTGTAGGATCCTTTGTGAATTTTAAGGCAATAGATAAATTTGCTTTCGACTCTTTCTTTGTCaatttactctctctctctctctcaacacaAAGTGAAGATAAAGAACAAATTTCTGTTCCGTCTTCACGGCCCTGTCCTTTTTTTGTTCTCTGGATTTGTTGTTGCCATCATTATTTTCAGTCATTTTTCCTGTTAAAGCTGCCCTTAGGGTAATACCTCTTTTGTTGATTGGACATGATAAATTATAACTGATaaagtagtgtgtgtacatatcTCTAAGGCTGATgggttttccatttttttttccgtTTTCATTGACTTTCACTGCATGATTGTTAGTTTTTGCTAGAATTTAATGCCCACATAAGTTCATGTCAATTGTAGGATTGAACTATGGGTCAAGCCTTTGGTTGTGTTCAAGTGGATCAGTCTACAGTTGCTGTCAAGGAGCATTTTGGGAAGTTTGAGGATGTGCTTGAACCTGGATGTCACTGCTTACCGTGGTGTTTTGGGTACCAGTTAGCTGGAGAATTATCATTACGAGTGCAACAGCTTGATGTTCGTTGTGAAACAAAAACTAAGGTTTGAAGTTTCTTTATTCAAGTTGTGTTTCTAATACCACTGTCGCCTTGCCTTTCTTGTGCTCTTTTTGTGTtacttttatttgttaaattggTATAAGAACTGTCAACCCGAAAGGAAATTTTAATGTCCAGAAGTAAGGTATGAGCCAGAAAAGAAGAGTTATGGGCAGGAGAAAGCACCTGAATACCTATATGATATTGACTTGAGGTTATGGGAATCCATATTGCTGTAACACAGCTCTCAAATAGAAGAGTTTTCAGCTTTTGTTCCTGAATCTGGATTAGCTATCTACAAGATGTATATTGTTATTGGCATCTTTATTCATTTTCTATATGAAGTATGCTTTATGTTATAAAGTTAAATTATAAACTGTTGAACCAAAAATACCATGAAAATGCGGCCTTATTGAGGTGGTTCATTAGGAAATCAGATTCTCATATCACTAAGCAATATGAGTTACCTCCCTATATAGTTCCCTCTGTTTGCTTCGTCATCCTAGCAGAGTGTATGGAACTTCTCTTTTATTGTATCTCTCCTCTCAATTTGGTGCGTCTCctgttttatttaatatttttttgttaaaacaGTAGATAGTGGACTCTTTGGTTGATTGATAGCATCTGGTGTGATCAGTTCATTTAATGTTTATTGTCTTATTACAGGATAATGTCTTTGTGACTGTGGTTGCATCCATTCAGTACCGTGCCTTGGCCGAAAAAGCATCTGATGCATTCTACAAGCTTTCCAACACAAAGGAACAAATCCAAGCCTATGTTTTTGATGGTATCTAAGCACCATTTACTGTCATCGTTTCAATAAGAAACTAGATGTTTTTATGAAATTCTCACTTACCATGTTTAAGAACCAAAAAATGATTATTGTTTCTTCTACCAAGATACCCTTTTGCCATTGAGAGAGAGGAGGGAAAGGTATGCAGGAAATGAATGATACTTCAGAGAATTGTTTTGTTGTCTGATGAAAGGATAGAATTCTGTCCTGCATTTGATAAGTTTGATGACATATGTTTTCCTAgtcatcccccccccccccccccccccccacattgTGTTGATATCAATTGGATGGCAAATTCTTATGGCCAGTATTAGTTATCCTCCGTTTCATTGGCTGTCACTTATCCTCTGAATTTTTTCATTACTGCAGCCATAGCTTGCAATATAGTTGACTGTTAattgttttgatatatatatatatatatatatatagtaaatgaTTACACTATTCTGGTAATCTTAGTTGAGTTTTAGTTTCCACAtagagaaatataaataaaggaaCTTACTGCAGTACCATGCTCTCTCAATGCAGGCAAATATGTGGCTAGCCGTTATACCTTTCTATTCATTTTTTGTAGTACATGGTCTTTATTATATATGGTAAAGAACCTGTGCAGTGCGCTAGGGAGTATCCTTTATCAGGACCACATATATCTATTGAAACTGATTAATGATGTTAATTTGGATAAGAAGGAAAACTAATGGGTTATTCTCAACCAACCTGCTCAGTTATTAGGGCAAGTGTACCCAAGTTGGATTTGGATTCTGCTTTTGAGCAGAAGAATGATATAGCAAAAGCTGTGGAGGAAGAACTTGAAAAGGTAAATTGTTTGACAAATATGAATATAGTTTTAGGACAAGTAGTTGATTCAGTTCAATACTTATGCTTGTTTTTCCATTCCATTATCTAATATATGCAGGCCATGTCAGCCTACGGGTATGAAATAGTCCAGACCCTTATTGTGGATATTGAACCAGATGCTCATGTCAAGAGGGCAATGAATGAGATAAATGCAGGTAAATATTTACCAAGAAATATTTGTTGTTACACCTTTCACCTAAGATGTTCTACAGTTGGTTTTTATTCTCCTAGTCCTGTTGTAAAAGCAAATCTTGATAAGCCTTTTGGCTGCCCAAACAGCTTCGAGAATGAGGGTTGCCGCAAATGAAAAGGCAGAAGCAGAAAAGATATTGCAGATCAAGCGAGCAGAGGGAGAGGCTGAGTCTAAATACCTGTCAGGGCTTGGTATTGCCAGGCAGCGCCAGGCTATTGTGGATGGACTGAGAGACAGCGTGCTTGCTTTTTCTGAGAATGTGCCGGGAACAACAGCTAAGGATGTCCTAGACATGGTGCTTGTGACTCAATACTTCGACACCATGAAGGAAATTGGAGCAACCTCAAAGTCCTCTGCAGTTTTCATCCCGCACGGGCCTGGTGCAGTCAGAGATATCTCGTCGCAGATCCGTGAGGGGCTTCTTCAGGCTGGAAGTGTTGAGCATTAGTTTCTAAACATTTGGAATGAACTTGATCCATGGTTTCTATGGGTTTGATTTGCTGCCAAATATGTCTTCAATTTTCTCAGAGTTGATGAATTCTTGTCAAATTCTGGTATATAGTCCCTGAATATATGAtgatttgtaaaaaaaaaaaaaaatgtagtaGATCTAGTGGTGATGCATGGAACAGTTGTTGGATTTGTATCTCGTTTGCGTGCTTTTACTCTGTTCCGGCTGTCCTGCGGTTGAATATTTTCCTCGAGAGCTTTAATGAACTGGAACAGCAGTGTTTTCCCTTTTCGGGTTGGTTAAAGTAGAGCTCATTGTTTATCGTTACATTTCGTGCGATTTATTTGTCGTTCTATTCTCTGAATCATCCTTGGGCTGATGCATGGTTGGTAGTGGTAGGAAACACGCATCCGATATCTTAATAATATATCCTCCTTCCGACGAAATCATTTACCAGTCAACTAATGTGCATCCGCTGCCATCGACTTTCTTTGTGTGGGTCTTCATCAGCATTCTGATTGGTGGATGAGCAATAAAAATTATCTTGAAATTCTGTCCGGGGATGCGAATTGATTGACACGTTTGTGGGTAGTAGTAAGTAGGCTTCACAAATCTCATCCCCAGAAGAAGTCAGCCCCTTTTTTATAATTATCCATTCCAGTCCCTTTCTAATCTCTGCATCTAGCAATGGTGGGCCCTCTGTTTCTTAAGGTTAAAGAAGAGTTCAAATGTTTAATAACCTCTGGCAACCTGATAACATAATACAGAAAAAGCGGCAACCAACCAATTCCATGAGCCTTATCATTACAAGAAGAGCATGATAAATCTTCACATGTTTAGTCAAACACTAAAATTGGTTATATAAAATTCCACATTTAAATCATAAAAGCATCTAGAGTGGCATGGAGGATCAGAACAGGACCAGCTGCATCCACACTATCAATACTTTTTAGGCTCATACATGATCAAACAACTGATTCAACTGACTAAAAAGacacaaaaacagaaaagataATCAGATTTTGGAAGGCAaactaaatcattttaaaagcATCTAGGGCTGGCAAACAATAATTAAACCTCGGTGCAGAGACAGCTAGATAGCAAAACTATAAGCAACACTAGAGCTGAAGAAAATCTTAATGCTCTTCAATATCATGTGTTTCTCACAGTTTACAAGGCTTGAACAGACTGTAAGAGGTAAGTACCAAGGGGAATTCAGAAAACCATCTAACATTATTTTTGCAGTGCAAAAACGAACAAAATCAATGAGAATCAAATGATAGAAGTGTAAACAGGCAACTAACTATACGAGTTCCTCGTGCCCACATTATTGCTCCCAACGTGAGTGGCCTGCCTAAGGTTTTAGTGCCAAGGCCAACCCAAACTTGGCACCCTTGTCAATAGCCTTGGTGTCCACTTCTCCAGATAAGGTGAAAAGTGACCTCGGGCGCCATTCATGCTGGATGAGAGCACTGGCCTTGCCAAAGTTGTCAACCCGTGCCTTCACTGTGGTCAGCGGGTCCAATGTGTGCTGGGTGCCGACAGTGATGGTGTTCTGGTTGGTTGAAAAGCTGTGAGACACCTCTACCCCAACAGCTGTTTTAGTCAGGGGTGTAACAGTATGGTAGTAGGATGCATTCAGTGTGTCACCCTTGTCATTCCTGAATA from Diospyros lotus cultivar Yz01 chromosome 6, ASM1463336v1, whole genome shotgun sequence encodes:
- the LOC127803925 gene encoding hypersensitive-induced response protein 1, which translates into the protein MGQAFGCVQVDQSTVAVKEHFGKFEDVLEPGCHCLPWCFGYQLAGELSLRVQQLDVRCETKTKDNVFVTVVASIQYRALAEKASDAFYKLSNTKEQIQAYVFDVIRASVPKLDLDSAFEQKNDIAKAVEEELEKAMSAYGYEIVQTLIVDIEPDAHVKRAMNEINAASRMRVAANEKAEAEKILQIKRAEGEAESKYLSGLGIARQRQAIVDGLRDSVLAFSENVPGTTAKDVLDMVLVTQYFDTMKEIGATSKSSAVFIPHGPGAVRDISSQIREGLLQAGSVEH